The following proteins are co-located in the Shouchella hunanensis genome:
- a CDS encoding TVP38/TMEM64 family protein encodes MKKKIIVSIFLVGLGTLVFMYQDRFLNAIETLGDQSIILTTLIATLLSLFPVIPYPLIGGLIGAAYGPYLGSLVTWLGSSIASILFFTFIRYGYQDIGLKMIHRYQLTSTITRLFEKNAFMTIFITRLIPIIPSILVNAYSALSRVSPMHYIVASSLGKVPSMILFATVGHALFNDPQQLMIVILYYLAFLLFVYGCYRLWLRTSRYKKEI; translated from the coding sequence ATGAAAAAGAAAATCATCGTATCCATCTTCCTAGTGGGATTAGGTACACTTGTTTTTATGTATCAAGATCGCTTTCTCAATGCCATTGAGACGCTAGGTGACCAATCCATTATTCTAACTACATTGATTGCCACTTTACTCTCTTTATTTCCTGTTATTCCGTACCCGCTCATTGGTGGACTAATTGGAGCTGCATACGGACCGTATCTCGGTAGTCTTGTCACTTGGTTAGGCTCCTCCATTGCCTCTATACTCTTTTTTACCTTTATTCGGTATGGTTATCAAGATATAGGTCTTAAGATGATCCATCGCTACCAGCTCACATCAACGATAACAAGATTATTTGAGAAAAACGCGTTTATGACTATATTTATTACGCGATTGATTCCCATAATCCCTTCAATCCTTGTTAATGCCTATTCTGCTCTAAGTAGGGTTTCGCCAATGCACTATATTGTGGCGTCTTCGTTAGGCAAGGTTCCTTCAATGATTTTATTTGCCACAGTTGGGCACGCACTATTCAATGATCCTCAGCAATTAATGATTGTCATTCTTTATTATTTAGCCTTTCTTCTATTCGTCTATGGCTGTTATCGCCTCTGGTTGAGGACAAGTCGGTATAAAAAAGAAATATAA
- a CDS encoding MGMT family protein yields MRLIFDNIYETVKQIPAGEVASYGQIARLIDAPRSARVVGWAMQKAPKEVPAHRVVKKDGSVNEGILFQGSFSQRELLEREGVRFYKDGRVVMASHSWK; encoded by the coding sequence ATGCGTTTAATTTTTGACAATATCTATGAAACTGTTAAGCAGATTCCAGCTGGAGAAGTTGCTTCATACGGTCAAATTGCCCGATTAATTGATGCTCCCCGAAGTGCGCGGGTTGTTGGTTGGGCTATGCAAAAGGCACCAAAAGAAGTACCGGCACACCGTGTTGTGAAAAAAGATGGCAGTGTAAACGAAGGCATTTTATTTCAAGGCTCTTTTAGCCAAAGAGAGCTTTTAGAAAGAGAAGGAGTACGTTTTTACAAAGACGGTAGAGTTGTGATGGCTTCGCATAGTTGGAAATAA
- a CDS encoding phytoene desaturase family protein — protein sequence MKKITIIGAGPGGLATALLLAGKGYQVKVVEKEAYVGGRTSSFEQDGFTFDRGPTFFSMPHLLEDLFAQVGRKLSDYLTLKEVDPLYKLQFDDVAFVPHRDEQQTYQDIEQLFPSNGAGYIRFMKETRKKMNALMPLLQNKHNSLFDYTRLRAIKALPSLSLGKTLYDELSKYFTDERLKLSFTFQSKYLGMSPWECPGAFSILSFMEHEYGIYHPIGGVNQITKALAKAFTELGGTIELNRSVKNIIVKEGRIYGLTYEDGEQEQTDELVINADFAYAMSELVEEKHLKKYTRKKLEKKNYSCSTFMIYANVEKVYQEHHHTVLFASDYRKNVEEITGSKTLSADPSIYIHNPIVTDPTLAPEGKSPLYLLAPVPNNFSKLDWEEQKDTFAELVFDQIEKKSGFKDLRRHISSYSILTPNDWEQRFNVYKGATFNLSHNLGQMMYFRPHNQFEEIENCWLTGGGTHPGSGLPTILASATITANGIFKKDKKGILIQ from the coding sequence ATGAAAAAAATTACAATCATAGGTGCTGGACCTGGTGGTTTAGCAACAGCATTACTACTAGCAGGAAAAGGATATCAGGTAAAAGTTGTCGAAAAAGAAGCATATGTAGGGGGACGTACATCAAGCTTTGAGCAAGATGGCTTTACTTTTGATCGCGGCCCGACATTTTTTAGTATGCCTCATCTTTTAGAAGACTTGTTTGCACAAGTAGGTCGAAAACTATCTGATTATTTAACGCTCAAAGAAGTAGATCCTCTATACAAGTTACAATTTGATGATGTAGCGTTTGTTCCGCATCGTGATGAGCAACAAACATATCAAGACATTGAACAGTTGTTTCCATCAAATGGAGCTGGATATATTCGCTTTATGAAGGAAACCCGAAAGAAAATGAACGCATTAATGCCGCTTTTACAAAATAAGCATAATTCTCTCTTTGACTATACAAGGCTACGTGCTATAAAAGCTTTACCCAGCTTGTCGTTAGGAAAAACGCTTTACGATGAATTAAGTAAATATTTTACTGACGAACGCTTAAAGCTATCGTTTACGTTTCAATCAAAGTATTTAGGGATGTCTCCGTGGGAATGCCCTGGAGCATTTAGTATATTGTCGTTTATGGAACATGAGTACGGTATTTATCACCCAATAGGTGGAGTCAACCAAATTACAAAAGCCCTCGCAAAAGCTTTTACGGAACTAGGCGGGACAATCGAATTAAATCGCTCAGTCAAAAATATAATCGTTAAAGAGGGACGCATCTATGGCTTAACCTATGAAGATGGTGAGCAGGAGCAAACAGATGAACTTGTGATTAATGCTGATTTTGCTTACGCTATGAGTGAGCTTGTGGAAGAAAAGCATTTAAAAAAATATACGCGAAAAAAACTTGAAAAGAAAAACTACTCTTGCTCTACGTTTATGATTTACGCGAATGTGGAAAAGGTGTATCAGGAGCATCATCATACGGTTTTGTTTGCGAGTGATTACCGAAAAAATGTCGAAGAGATAACGGGTTCAAAAACGTTGTCTGCTGACCCATCTATTTATATCCATAACCCAATCGTGACAGATCCAACGCTTGCACCGGAAGGAAAGTCACCCCTTTATTTGTTGGCGCCAGTGCCAAATAACTTTAGTAAGCTTGATTGGGAAGAGCAAAAGGATACGTTTGCAGAACTGGTATTTGATCAAATTGAGAAAAAGTCGGGTTTTAAAGATTTAAGACGTCATATTTCGTCCTACTCGATACTAACACCTAATGATTGGGAGCAACGTTTCAATGTGTACAAAGGCGCAACGTTTAACCTTTCTCATAATTTAGGGCAAATGATGTATTTTAGACCACACAATCAATTTGAAGAAATAGAGAATTGTTGGTTAACAGGTGGGGGGACTCATCCTGGTAGTGGACTACCTACGATTTTAGCGTCAGCAACCATTACAGCGAACGGTATTTTCAAAAAGGATAAGAAAGGAATTCTTATACAATGA
- a CDS encoding phytoene desaturase family protein → MKSIVVGSGIGGLVSALYLSQDGDEVVVLEKNDYVGGRLTFHTHGSFKVDQGPTIVLLPEMITSILEEAGMDTQSLDFIDIDPLYKMSYPDGTDFWKYRNLKKQEEEIKQVFPGEEGQFPQFMKSMEHHFTKGKAAFLDKSFNRKKDFYTATNLKTLYELKAYQSVDKMIRQFFTHKRLQNAYKLQSLYIGGNPTNSSALYSLVSYSEHAHGIWYLRGGYASLIEKIVEELNNRGVQFVLNAEVNEVLYEGSVVKGVKVDDTVYQGDRFIMNMDFPLAESLVERKPIKKKYVPSSGCLLLYVGLKKIYKNNPMHQFLMSDDFDQHMNDVFYSRELSTLPSIYAFHPSVLDESLAPAGKGVLYALVPVPAKMSDDQCNELVDIVLNELEQRAFPELRSQMEWLDIRTPHDAKKAGLFEGGSFGLAPTVTQSAVFRPQYQPFKAKNIYAVGASTHPGGGIPIVMQGAKLLANELLQTPMKAMTSR, encoded by the coding sequence ATGAAATCAATAGTTGTTGGCAGTGGGATTGGTGGTTTAGTATCAGCTTTATATTTAAGCCAGGACGGTGATGAAGTGGTTGTCCTTGAGAAGAATGATTATGTTGGAGGGCGATTAACTTTTCATACCCATGGGTCTTTTAAAGTAGATCAAGGTCCAACCATTGTTCTTTTACCGGAAATGATTACTTCTATTTTGGAAGAGGCGGGTATGGATACCCAAAGCCTAGATTTTATAGACATCGATCCTCTTTATAAAATGAGCTATCCTGACGGGACAGATTTCTGGAAATACCGTAACCTTAAAAAGCAAGAAGAAGAAATAAAACAGGTTTTTCCTGGTGAAGAGGGGCAATTTCCTCAGTTTATGAAGTCGATGGAACACCACTTTACAAAGGGAAAAGCTGCATTCTTGGATAAAAGTTTTAATCGAAAAAAAGATTTCTACACGGCGACGAACTTAAAAACGTTATACGAGTTAAAAGCTTATCAATCTGTAGACAAAATGATTCGGCAGTTTTTTACACATAAACGGCTACAAAATGCATACAAGCTTCAATCTCTTTATATAGGCGGAAACCCAACTAATTCTTCTGCACTGTATTCGCTCGTATCTTATAGTGAGCACGCCCACGGGATTTGGTATTTACGAGGTGGTTATGCTTCTTTAATAGAGAAAATAGTGGAAGAGCTTAACAACCGGGGAGTTCAATTCGTATTAAATGCTGAGGTCAATGAAGTCCTTTACGAAGGTAGTGTTGTTAAAGGGGTTAAAGTAGACGATACGGTTTATCAAGGTGATCGTTTTATTATGAACATGGATTTCCCTTTAGCTGAATCTCTCGTTGAACGAAAACCAATAAAGAAAAAGTATGTCCCATCTTCAGGATGTTTGCTTCTCTATGTAGGCTTAAAGAAAATATATAAAAATAATCCAATGCATCAATTTTTAATGTCTGACGATTTTGATCAGCATATGAACGATGTTTTTTATTCACGAGAATTGTCGACACTACCGTCGATTTATGCTTTTCACCCATCGGTTCTTGATGAGTCCCTGGCTCCAGCAGGAAAAGGCGTCCTTTATGCGTTAGTACCTGTACCAGCAAAAATGTCAGATGACCAGTGCAACGAATTGGTAGACATTGTGCTGAATGAACTAGAGCAACGCGCGTTTCCAGAGCTGAGAAGTCAAATGGAATGGCTCGATATTCGTACTCCTCATGATGCGAAAAAAGCCGGACTATTTGAAGGAGGAAGCTTTGGACTTGCACCAACTGTTACACAATCAGCTGTTTTTAGGCCGCAATACCAACCATTTAAAGCGAAAAACATCTACGCAGTTGGTGCTTCTACCCATCCAGGCGGTGGGATACCGATTGTTATGCAAGGAGCAAAATTGTTAGCGAATGAGCTACTTCAAACGCCAATGAAGGCTATGACGAGTAGATGA
- a CDS encoding phytoene/squalene synthase family protein, producing the protein MNTKDAYEICHTIIKQHSKTFAKAFSTLPQKKRQAVWAIYAFCRTVDDIVDEGQSPSSELELFEDQFNRFIRKELPLTDPKWIALDDVFQRFEMDTTPFFDMMKGQRMDLYLKRYETLDEVEQYSYHVASTVGLMLLPVLAPNNHQQLHNSAIALGKAMQLTNILRDIGEDLNRDRIYLPQAIMDAYDVAEKDLLIGERGTGFINMWEHIAARAEDLYQEAFKDMYLYPVDARIPVQGAGMMYRAILKAVRLNQYNVFSQKSFVPKDEKEIILNELKA; encoded by the coding sequence ATGAATACAAAGGATGCTTATGAAATATGCCATACAATCATCAAACAGCATTCTAAAACATTTGCTAAAGCCTTTAGTACGTTACCTCAGAAAAAAAGGCAAGCCGTGTGGGCGATTTATGCTTTCTGTCGGACGGTTGATGATATCGTTGATGAAGGGCAATCCCCTTCAAGTGAACTGGAGCTATTTGAAGATCAATTCAACCGGTTTATACGAAAGGAGCTCCCTTTAACAGACCCTAAGTGGATTGCATTAGACGACGTGTTTCAACGGTTTGAAATGGATACAACGCCTTTCTTTGATATGATGAAGGGGCAGCGAATGGATTTATATTTAAAACGATATGAGACGTTAGACGAAGTAGAACAATATTCGTATCATGTGGCGAGTACAGTCGGTTTGATGCTTTTACCTGTACTAGCCCCTAACAATCATCAGCAACTTCATAACAGTGCGATTGCGTTAGGAAAAGCGATGCAGCTCACGAATATACTTCGAGATATCGGTGAAGATTTAAATCGTGACCGAATTTATTTACCGCAAGCTATAATGGATGCTTACGATGTAGCAGAAAAGGATTTACTGATTGGAGAGCGAGGAACAGGGTTTATTAACATGTGGGAGCACATTGCTGCGCGTGCAGAAGACCTTTATCAAGAGGCGTTTAAAGACATGTACCTTTATCCAGTTGATGCAAGAATCCCCGTTCAAGGAGCAGGCATGATGTACCGAGCCATCTTGAAAGCAGTACGGTTGAACCAGTACAATGTGTTCTCACAAAAATCGTTTGTACCAAAAGATGAAAAAGAAATTATTCTAAATGAGCTTAAAGCCTAG
- a CDS encoding sugar O-acetyltransferase: MKEEERILKGILFSPANEDLQTIKLRAHKLSNLYTQLPEDNREERNKILNELVGSIGENSFILGPVFFHYGIHTKIGRHFFGNYNLTIQDDALVTIGDYVSFGPNVTIVTPIHPLVASERRQMIHANGESKALCYAKPVSIGNDVWFGANVTVCGGVTIGDGSVIGAGSVVTSDIPANALAAGVPCKVIRSITDADSMTYKPEILGGCQVLK; encoded by the coding sequence ATGAAAGAAGAGGAACGAATCCTAAAGGGTATATTATTTTCTCCAGCAAACGAAGATTTGCAAACAATCAAATTACGTGCTCACAAACTTAGCAATCTGTATACACAGCTGCCAGAAGATAACCGAGAAGAACGAAATAAGATATTGAATGAATTAGTAGGGAGTATAGGAGAAAATAGCTTTATACTAGGTCCAGTATTTTTTCATTATGGCATTCACACCAAAATTGGCAGGCATTTTTTTGGGAACTATAATTTGACCATACAAGATGACGCGCTGGTGACAATTGGGGACTATGTAAGCTTTGGACCCAATGTAACGATTGTCACACCTATTCATCCATTAGTTGCTTCAGAGCGTAGGCAAATGATACACGCTAATGGAGAATCTAAAGCATTGTGCTATGCAAAACCCGTTTCAATTGGAAACGATGTCTGGTTTGGGGCAAATGTGACAGTGTGCGGTGGTGTTACTATTGGGGATGGCTCTGTGATTGGCGCTGGTAGCGTCGTAACAAGCGATATTCCTGCTAACGCACTTGCTGCTGGTGTGCCTTGCAAAGTGATTCGGTCTATAACGGATGCGGACAGTATGACTTATAAGCCTGAAATACTTGGTGGCTGTCAGGTGTTGAAATAA
- a CDS encoding phytoene desaturase family protein has product MKSIAIIGSGLGGLAAAVLLASSGYKVDVFEKHSYPGGKMKRYHIGGARFDFGPNTLTMPDVFKEIFTLSGANPDDYVQFKKLENHTMNYFPDGSTFLSSSDRERMIAQLATFNIGATHYDSYVKSITKLYTHAVKEFFPRTFSSLQEYASFRLLRSISAVKPLTTMHDFHQSFFTDKRIVQMLDRYATYIGSSPYLTPATFAMIGYLEYVDGVYYVPGGNPTIAEAFHKRAQELGVTFHFNEEVTQLQINDQQTITSLSTKKNERLHYDGYLLNGDYLTVYPKLVDKAYRPSFTEDVNVKEPTSSAFVILSATNRKTAAKHYHQVYFSHDYEKEFEDIFSKKSYPLDPTIYISNSSTVDTSAVSNTGGDNLFILVNAPSLTNDNRYVDKEDLKNWVYRLLEKKGVFIKEFVIDDLVITPQQLSEEFHSYFGGLYGYTSHSLSQAFNRPATKGKDIKNLYFTGGSTHPGGGSPMVVQSGRNAANLMKKSLK; this is encoded by the coding sequence ATGAAGTCAATTGCTATTATCGGCTCTGGGTTAGGGGGACTTGCTGCTGCTGTTCTGCTTGCCTCTTCAGGCTATAAAGTGGATGTGTTCGAAAAACATTCCTACCCTGGAGGAAAAATGAAACGTTATCACATTGGAGGAGCTCGGTTCGATTTTGGACCAAATACGCTAACAATGCCGGATGTGTTCAAAGAAATTTTCACATTAAGCGGGGCAAATCCAGACGATTACGTGCAATTTAAGAAATTAGAAAATCATACGATGAATTATTTTCCTGACGGCTCCACTTTTCTCTCTTCAAGTGATCGCGAGAGGATGATAGCACAGCTTGCTACATTTAACATCGGTGCTACCCATTATGATTCATATGTGAAGAGTATTACGAAGTTATATACTCATGCTGTGAAAGAGTTTTTCCCACGAACTTTCTCTAGCCTGCAGGAGTATGCTTCATTTCGCCTGCTTCGTTCAATCTCAGCTGTAAAGCCATTAACAACGATGCACGACTTTCATCAATCTTTTTTTACAGATAAACGGATTGTTCAAATGCTTGATCGCTATGCAACATACATTGGTTCCTCGCCGTATTTAACGCCGGCTACATTCGCGATGATTGGGTATTTGGAATATGTTGACGGTGTGTACTACGTTCCAGGCGGAAATCCGACTATAGCCGAAGCATTTCATAAGCGAGCGCAGGAATTAGGCGTGACTTTTCATTTTAACGAAGAAGTGACACAGCTACAGATAAATGATCAGCAAACGATCACGTCTTTATCGACTAAAAAAAACGAGCGACTACATTATGATGGCTATTTGCTAAATGGTGATTACTTAACGGTGTATCCTAAGCTTGTTGACAAAGCTTATCGCCCTTCATTTACAGAGGATGTAAACGTGAAAGAACCTACTAGTTCTGCTTTTGTTATTTTATCTGCTACCAATCGTAAAACAGCAGCAAAGCATTACCACCAAGTTTATTTTAGCCATGATTATGAAAAGGAATTTGAAGATATTTTTTCTAAGAAATCGTATCCATTGGACCCAACCATTTACATAAGCAACTCTTCTACAGTGGATACGAGTGCAGTGTCCAATACAGGAGGGGATAATTTATTTATTCTCGTCAACGCACCATCTTTAACAAACGATAACCGTTACGTTGATAAAGAAGACTTAAAAAATTGGGTGTATAGACTGTTAGAGAAAAAAGGTGTTTTTATTAAAGAGTTTGTTATTGACGACCTTGTCATTACCCCTCAACAGCTGTCAGAGGAATTTCACTCTTACTTTGGTGGTTTATACGGCTACACCTCTCACTCGCTCTCGCAAGCGTTTAACCGTCCTGCTACTAAAGGAAAAGACATTAAAAATTTATACTTTACTGGTGGCTCTACTCATCCGGGTGGGGGATCACCAATGGTCGTACAAAGTGGACGAAATGCGGCTAACCTCATGAAAAAAAGCCTGAAATAA
- a CDS encoding glycosyltransferase, whose translation MIDILNVGLGFILVWVLINSFFMPRLVKRPMEQNDQEQELVSILIPMRNEENNVAPLIHSLARLTYQNVEFIFLNDQSTDDTLLRLKEMIHTLPNASVIEGKELPAKWVGKVHACHQLSRHANGHYFFFLDADITLQPHTIEALLQQVRPKHLGLVSGFPKFPVKGTAWLCQLLVPMQHVIIYLHLPLFLANYTRMPMASAAHGSFLFFSRTCYEAIGGHKAIYNSLTEDIQLMRNSKKAGFTTRLVNNTGVASCVMYDTNGEVWAGFSKNSFPGIGRSYILGGCLLLFYLVAFVAPFFFALYGLLTFHLQFILPYVLTVLMMVWINAQAKQRLVLSLLVPFSALSLMSLLLYSMLLSKRAGYTWKGRVYK comes from the coding sequence ATGATCGATATTTTGAATGTTGGGTTAGGTTTCATCCTTGTTTGGGTGCTAATTAATTCTTTTTTTATGCCTAGGTTAGTAAAAAGACCCATGGAGCAAAACGATCAGGAACAAGAACTTGTTTCCATTCTTATCCCGATGCGAAATGAAGAAAATAATGTGGCACCGCTCATCCACAGCCTAGCACGTCTCACTTACCAAAATGTGGAGTTCATTTTTCTTAATGATCAATCTACAGATGATACACTTCTGCGTTTAAAGGAAATGATTCATACATTACCGAATGCTTCCGTAATAGAGGGCAAAGAACTACCAGCTAAGTGGGTTGGAAAAGTACATGCGTGCCACCAATTGAGTCGTCATGCCAATGGTCACTATTTTTTCTTTTTAGATGCAGATATTACGCTTCAACCACATACAATCGAAGCCTTACTTCAGCAAGTTCGTCCAAAACACCTCGGTCTTGTTTCGGGATTCCCTAAGTTCCCTGTTAAGGGAACGGCTTGGTTATGTCAGCTTCTTGTGCCTATGCAGCATGTCATTATTTATCTCCATCTCCCGCTCTTTTTGGCAAACTATACTCGTATGCCTATGGCGTCCGCTGCACATGGATCCTTTTTGTTTTTTTCACGCACTTGTTATGAAGCGATTGGTGGACACAAAGCGATTTATAATTCTTTGACTGAAGATATTCAGCTAATGCGCAATAGTAAAAAAGCAGGTTTTACTACACGACTCGTTAACAACACAGGGGTAGCATCATGTGTCATGTATGATACGAATGGCGAAGTGTGGGCAGGATTTTCAAAAAATAGCTTCCCAGGTATTGGTCGTTCGTACATCTTGGGTGGTTGTTTACTATTGTTTTACCTCGTTGCTTTTGTGGCACCGTTCTTTTTCGCCCTTTACGGTTTGTTAACCTTCCACTTGCAATTTATTCTTCCGTATGTGCTTACGGTCTTAATGATGGTGTGGATTAATGCTCAAGCAAAACAACGACTCGTCTTAAGCCTACTCGTTCCATTCTCTGCTTTAAGCCTTATGAGTCTATTGCTTTATTCAATGTTACTTTCAAAACGAGCTGGTTATACATGGAAAGGAAGAGTGTACAAATGA
- a CDS encoding lysophospholipid acyltransferase family protein, whose amino-acid sequence MIKAKRKPVALDLFRFYVRVFLAKRSFANIYVRVDKKISANQPSLIIANHSSWWDGMIALLLTKNYIKQPLYMMMSEKGLQTYSFFRYFGAFSINPTKPKEMMASLHYAKEQLQNRHAVWLFPQGEEQALEKRPLDFSNGIGWLCEHAPSQASILPVTISYVFADKRKPNVFIHIGSTHPVTSLHGSKHEKTVQVEKLLTTQLDKQRETIIQNDYSRYTVLH is encoded by the coding sequence ATGATTAAAGCAAAGCGAAAACCAGTCGCACTTGACCTTTTTCGTTTTTATGTCCGAGTGTTTTTGGCAAAACGCTCTTTCGCAAACATCTATGTGCGCGTGGATAAGAAGATCTCTGCCAATCAGCCTAGTTTGATTATTGCTAATCACTCTAGTTGGTGGGACGGTATGATTGCACTTCTTCTTACAAAGAACTATATCAAGCAACCCCTCTATATGATGATGTCAGAAAAAGGACTACAGACATACTCATTTTTTCGTTACTTTGGGGCTTTTTCAATAAACCCTACAAAACCTAAAGAAATGATGGCTTCACTTCACTATGCAAAGGAGCAATTACAAAATCGTCATGCGGTTTGGCTCTTCCCACAAGGGGAAGAGCAAGCATTGGAAAAACGTCCGTTAGACTTTTCAAATGGAATTGGTTGGCTTTGTGAACACGCACCTTCACAAGCATCCATTCTACCTGTCACCATATCGTATGTTTTTGCAGACAAGCGTAAGCCTAACGTGTTCATTCATATCGGCTCTACTCATCCCGTAACAAGCTTGCACGGCTCAAAACATGAGAAAACGGTACAAGTGGAAAAACTACTTACTACTCAACTCGATAAACAGCGGGAGACCATTATTCAAAACGACTACTCCCGTTATACAGTGCTTCATTAA
- a CDS encoding carotenoid biosynthesis protein, whose protein sequence is MVDRIIFRFFILWYSCGVLLVGFDLLPSWLEWANAVFLIAAGALGGFYFYREYKTFGLLFSFFILFSTILVEYLGVQYGLFFGHYFYNPDFGLYIADIPLTIGTAWLMVIATTHALVKPMVLAIKQPVIQWVVYAIVGAIAAVVMDLILDPVAANVKQYWVWHGDGLYYGIPFSNFVGWFFIALTLHALLWLGVRYLKRTTSYHPYWHSRMVLLYSLMIAMFSVIAFINNILFAPLLTLVLMSALLWVYKRFRRSQ, encoded by the coding sequence ATTGTAGATCGTATTATTTTTCGTTTTTTTATTCTTTGGTATAGTTGCGGGGTTCTATTAGTTGGTTTTGATTTGCTTCCATCGTGGTTAGAATGGGCAAATGCTGTTTTTTTAATTGCAGCTGGTGCTTTAGGAGGTTTTTATTTCTACCGTGAATATAAAACCTTTGGGCTTTTGTTTAGCTTCTTCATTTTATTTTCTACCATTCTAGTTGAGTATTTAGGTGTACAATACGGGCTTTTCTTCGGGCATTATTTTTATAACCCTGATTTCGGATTATACATAGCAGATATTCCTTTGACCATAGGAACCGCTTGGCTAATGGTGATTGCAACAACACATGCATTAGTAAAGCCTATGGTTCTTGCAATAAAGCAGCCTGTTATTCAATGGGTCGTCTATGCTATTGTTGGCGCAATTGCCGCGGTTGTTATGGACTTAATCCTTGATCCTGTTGCCGCAAACGTTAAGCAGTATTGGGTTTGGCACGGAGATGGTTTATACTACGGTATTCCCTTCTCAAATTTTGTCGGTTGGTTTTTTATCGCTTTAACGTTACATGCATTGTTATGGCTTGGTGTACGGTATTTAAAGCGCACAACGAGCTATCATCCTTATTGGCACTCCCGGATGGTTCTACTTTATAGCTTAATGATTGCTATGTTTAGCGTAATTGCATTTATAAACAACATCCTATTTGCACCTCTGCTCACATTAGTGTTAATGAGTGCTTTATTATGGGTTTATAAACGATTTAGGAGGAGTCAATGA
- a CDS encoding PTS sugar transporter subunit IIA produces the protein MLKKLFGKKHAEPETLVAPINGTAVPIEEVPDPTFGEKMIGDGLAIQPTEGKVVAPIAGKVVQVFPTKHAFGIETDNGAELLVHIGLETVAMNGEGFTAHVQEGDKVKAGDVLIEFDLELVKEKASNTITPIVVTNHDQFTIEKIAEGNVIANETPFLKLTKK, from the coding sequence ATGTTAAAGAAATTATTTGGAAAAAAACACGCGGAGCCGGAAACACTTGTAGCCCCAATCAATGGAACTGCTGTTCCGATAGAGGAGGTTCCAGATCCAACGTTTGGTGAAAAAATGATTGGTGATGGTCTAGCCATTCAACCGACAGAAGGCAAAGTGGTTGCACCAATAGCTGGTAAAGTGGTACAAGTCTTCCCAACGAAGCATGCATTTGGAATTGAAACAGATAATGGAGCAGAATTGCTCGTTCACATCGGTCTTGAAACAGTTGCGATGAATGGAGAGGGTTTTACAGCTCATGTTCAAGAAGGCGATAAAGTAAAAGCTGGCGATGTTTTAATTGAATTCGACCTCGAACTTGTCAAAGAAAAAGCTTCAAATACCATTACGCCAATTGTTGTAACAAATCATGACCAATTTACGATTGAAAAAATCGCTGAAGGCAATGTCATTGCAAATGAAACGCCATTTTTAAAATTAACGAAGAAGTAG
- a CDS encoding DUF2179 domain-containing protein, whose translation MLVTALIIFFAQLIYVPILTLRTIMMVKGLKHRAAGMGILEGAIYVVAIAIIFNDLSNYWNMAAYALGFGIGLFLGALIEEKLAIGYVSIEVNIPEKNQPLIDRLRELGFSVSSSYVEGMNSNRCQLDCTARRDREKEFIEVVSSYEPAAFIVSFEPRNFKGGYITKAMKRRRERYLKRKQKAENSVN comes from the coding sequence TTGCTAGTAACGGCTTTAATAATCTTTTTTGCGCAATTGATCTATGTTCCAATTTTAACATTACGGACAATTATGATGGTCAAAGGATTAAAACACCGCGCTGCTGGAATGGGCATTTTGGAAGGTGCTATATATGTCGTTGCGATCGCTATCATCTTTAATGATTTATCAAATTATTGGAATATGGCTGCATATGCATTAGGCTTTGGTATTGGACTATTCTTAGGAGCTTTAATTGAAGAAAAATTAGCAATCGGCTATGTAAGTATAGAAGTGAATATCCCGGAAAAAAACCAACCTTTAATTGATCGTTTACGAGAACTTGGATTCAGTGTATCGAGTTCATACGTAGAAGGAATGAATTCGAATCGTTGTCAACTTGACTGCACAGCAAGAAGAGACCGTGAAAAGGAATTTATTGAAGTTGTGTCGTCTTATGAGCCTGCTGCATTTATTGTTTCGTTTGAACCACGTAATTTTAAAGGTGGCTATATTACGAAAGCAATGAAACGAAGAAGAGAACGCTATTTAAAACGGAAACAAAAAGCTGAGAATTCAGTTAATTAA